The genome window GTAATGGACAGTTTTGCGATGATTGCCTTTTTCGAAGATGAACCCGGAGCTGAAAAAGTAGCGCTGATTTTGAAGTCAATAATGGATCGGAAAGCTAAGGCTTACATGTCGGTGATCAACTGGGGTGAGATCTATTATAATACTCTGAGAGAGCAAGGAGTTGAAACTGCAGAGAAGGTTGTTGGACAACTCAAACAATATCCTATTGAAATAGTAGATGCTGATCAAAAGTTGATTTACGAAGCAGCCAAATTAAAAGGCAGTTACAAGATAGCTTATGCCGATTGTTTTGCTGCGGCCCTTTCATATAGATTAAAAGGAGTAGTAGTTACCGGTGATCCTGAATTCAAGAAGCTCGGAGACAAATATTCGATTCAATGGCTTAAGACCAGGCATTCATAGCGGGTTAGCACAAGTCAACCCAATAAACCATGGCGCCAACAAACCCTTGAACCTTACCCCATATTTTACCGATAACGGGAAAAATAAACTTATAAACCGTGCCCGTATTGTTGCTTGATTCAGGACAGGCTAAGGGTCAAACGTAGACTTGATAATCATATAAAGGTCATAGCGAAATTCGATAGGTTTTTGTTTAACTCATGCTGTGGGGACTCTGTCCCCCAGACCCCCTGGGATTTTTCGCTTATGGTCTTCCGAATGGGGATAAAAAAAAGGAAGGACACGGCAATGCCCTCCACATTCGTATAGACGCCTTGCAGCGCTCGGGTTGCTTCCCAGCATTGCCCTATCCTCTGCAAAGTAAAAATATAATATCACAAGAGGTTGTAATTACAAATAAATAGTAAAAATCAGGAAAAAGATTGACACCTCCTTATCCATAGTAAAACCATGGAACCAGAATATTAATTCAAATAGGATTTCGGAGGTGTCGGATGAAAACATACGCTGGAATAGATTTACATTCAAGTAATAATTATATTGTTGTTATCAATGAGAATGATAAACGGCTCTTTGAAAAACGATTACCAAACACTCTTGAAGCTATAGCGCCGGCATTGGAGCAGTTTAAAGAAACACTAACCGGTGTAGTTGTTGAATCTACCTATAATTGGTACTGGCTGGTTGATGGTTTACAAGATATCGGATATAATATGCACTTGGCAAATTCCGGCAAATTCCGCCGCTATTCAGCAATATAGTGGACTCAAACACGCAGGTGATAAGTGGGATTCTTTCTGGCTGGCACATATATTCCGTTTAGGCATACTTCCTGAAGGCTATATTTATCCTAAAGAATTTCGAGCTGTAAGGGATTTATTGAGACGAAGACTTTTATACGTCAAGCAAAGAACAACACATATTTTGAGCCTTCAAAGTATGATTACAAGAAATCTTGGATTAAGAATGTCAGGAAATGCGATCAAAAAACTAAAAACAGAAGATGCCGAAGAACTATTTACTGATTCGTATCTGGTGTTTACAGCTCAACAAAACATTAAAACAATAGAATTTCTCAAAAATATTATCAAAGATATTGAAAAAAAAGTTCTGAAAGTAG of Desulfosarcina sp. BuS5 contains these proteins:
- a CDS encoding IS110 family transposase; the protein is MKTYAGIDLHSSNNYIVVINENDKRLFEKRLPNTLEAIAPALEQFKETLTGVVVESTYNWYWLVDGLQDIGYNMHLANSGKFRRYSAI
- a CDS encoding type II toxin-antitoxin system VapC family toxin — its product is MKKYVMDSFAMIAFFEDEPGAEKVALILKSIMDRKAKAYMSVINWGEIYYNTLREQGVETAEKVVGQLKQYPIEIVDADQKLIYEAAKLKGSYKIAYADCFAAALSYRLKGVVVTGDPEFKKLGDKYSIQWLKTRHS